The following are encoded together in the Microtus pennsylvanicus isolate mMicPen1 chromosome 8, mMicPen1.hap1, whole genome shotgun sequence genome:
- the Iapp gene encoding islet amyloid polypeptide produces MHISKLPAALLILSVALNHLKATPVRSGTNHQMDKRKCNTATCATQRLANFLVHSSNNLGPVLSSTNVGSNTYGKRNTAEIPNRESLDFLLL; encoded by the exons ATGCACATCTCCAAACTGCCGGCTGCTCTCCTCATCCTCTCTGTGGCACTAAACCACCTGAAAGCTACACCCGTCAGAAG tgGAACCAACCACCAGATGGACAAACGGAAGTGCAACACTGCAACCTGTGCCACACAACGCCTGGCAAACTTTTTGGTCCATTCCAGCAACAATCTTGGTCCTGTCCTCTCATCCACCAACGTAGGATCAAACACATACGGCAAGAGGAACACCGCGGAGATTCCAAACAGGGAATCTTTGGATTTCTTACTCCTTTAG